A window of the Dryobates pubescens isolate bDryPub1 chromosome 36, bDryPub1.pri, whole genome shotgun sequence genome harbors these coding sequences:
- the LOC104309226 gene encoding transmembrane ascorbate-dependent reductase CYB561, whose protein sequence is MDGAPPPASPAGLSAYVAVSQLLGLTLLITTGAWLGRYRGGVAWHSSLQFNVHPLCMVLGMVFLQGDALLVYRVFRHEAKRSTKALHALLHGLALVIALVGIVAVFESHRAKGIPDMYSLHSWCGMATFVLYLLQWLLGCGFFLFPGASFSLRSRYKPQHIFFGISLFILSITACLLGITEMLLFKISDSYSHFVPEGILANTLGLLLVAFGLVVGYVLTRDDWKRPPLAEELALSMDFKTLTEGESPGDGSQ, encoded by the exons ATGGACGGAGCCCCCCCGCCCGCCAGCCCCGCGGGGCTCTCGGCGTACGTGGCCgtgtcccagctgctgggccTGACGCTGCTGATCACCACGGGAGCCTGGCTGGGTCGCTACCGGGGTGGTgtggcctggcacagctccctccaGTTCAACGTCCACCCCCTCTGCATGGTGCTGGGCATGGTGTTCCTCCAAGGCGAcg CTCTTCTGGTCTACCGGGTGTTCAGGCACGAAGCCAAGCGCTCCACCAAGGCTCTCCACGCACTGCTGCATGGCCTGGCGCTGGTCATCGCCCTCGTCG GCATCGTCGCCGTCTTCGAGTCCCACCGTGCCAAGGGCATCCCTGACATGTACAGCCTGCACAGCTGGTGTGGCATGGCCACCTTCGTGCTCTACCTcctgcag TGGCTCCTGGGCTGtggtttcttcctcttccccggTGCCTCCTTCTCGCTGCGCAGCCGGTACAAGCCCCAGCACATCTTCTTTGGGATCTCCCTCTTCATCCTCTCCATCACTGCCTGCCTCCTGGGCATCACCGAGATGCTCCTCTTCAAAATCAG TGACTCCTACAGCCACTTTGTGCCTGAGGGCATCCTGGCCAACacgctggggctgctgctggtggccttcggGCTGGTGGTGGGCTATGTGCTGACACGGGACGACTGGAAGCGCCCGCCCCTGGCCGAGGAGCTGGCCCTGTCCATGGACTTCAAGACCCTGACAGAGGGTGAGAGTCCTGGTGATGGCAGCCAgtga